A segment of the Pseudonocardia sp. T1-2H genome:
TCGTGATTCTCGCGCACCTCGAGCCGCGGAAGGCGGTCCATGATCTGCTGGGAATAGCGGCGGGTGTGCTCGAGCTCCTCGAGGGCCTTCCGGACCGCGTCGGCCGGATCTGGGGCGCATGCCGCTGCAAAGACCAGCGCGGCGCGCTCCGGCGACGTCGCGAGCAGAACAGTCATGATCGCGGGCACACCCAGGTCCGTGGTGATGTCGAGGATCCGGACCTCGAAGCCTGCCGTGCGGAACCGCTCCACCCGGTCCCGGTTTCGCGGGTCGAGGCCCGCAGGATCGAGCCCCGGTGGCGCGATCATGGCTTGCCAGGTGATCGTGAACGCGTCGCGTTCGACGACCTCGCACACGGCTCCGAGCGCTGCCTCGAGCGGGCTGCGCCCGCAGGCAAGACCGGTCGAGATCGGTTCCATGACCGGGGCCTCGCCGCTGCCCTGGTAGTAGAAGTAGGGGACGAACACCGCCGGGGCCGGAACGTGCTCGAGCGATCCGGTGGTCGCGTTGAACGCTGGGACCCAGCGGGCCGGCGTGTCGTCGTCAAAGGGCACGAACTGGAAGCCGGGGTCGGCGTACTGGGCGGCGCGGTAGAGGGCGAGCCGGGCGGGCGCGAGGCACGGGAAGTCCGCCTCGCGGCGGGTCACCAGCGGCAGGTCGTTCACATCGTAGACCGCGGCGCAGTAGCGCTCGACGGCCTCGCCGACCGCCTTGGCCGCTGCCGCCTCGGGATCGGTCGAGGCTCCGCCGCTGTTGCGGAAGTTCTGCTGGTGGGTGAATGCCCGGGTGTCGCAGGCCCGGGCGGCGTACTGGAAGAAGTCCGGGGCACCCGCGGCGCGAGGTACCTCCTGCAGCTCGGAAACGATGCCGACGTGCTCGTCGCAGAGCAGACCCATTCGGAAAGGCGGCTCACGAACCACGGTCGCCCGCTGCGCGCTCCTCATCCGTGCGGTCCGTGCGTCCCCGGCAGGAGCACGTTGCAGAACAGCTCCGTCGTCGAACGCCTCTCGGCGGTGCCGCAGACGGGGCACCGCGGAAGTTTTAGGACCGGCCGGGCCGTCAGCTGCGGGGCAAGCAGGTCGACCTCGACGAGGGTGCCGATGGTGCGGGGGCTCGCCCACTCCCCGAGGAACCGCGACACCTCAAGCGCGGCGAGGTTGCCGAGCACGGCCGGCAGCGCCGGGTGGAACGCCGCATTGACGCCCTGCCCCACGAACGCCAGCTCCTCGGCGGCCCGGAACGTCTCCGGGTTGTCGACGTTGGAGTTCCGGCGGACGCGGGCGCACTCGAAGCAGGCGGTCTCGCCGGGCAGGAAGAGCGGTCCGACGTACCCGACGAGGTCTTGGAGGACGACTGGAAGGAACGCGATCCCGCGGCGGGCGCAGTAGACGTTCCAGACCCGCATGAGCTCCAGGCCGCCGAAGTCCGACGTGGCGACCAGGCAGTCCACGTCGTCGCCGACGTCGGACACGGCCGCCCACGAGGCGTACTCGACGGGCTGCGGGAGCGACGGCGTCCACTCCCGCGGCTCGACCGTCCCGCTCTCGTCGAGCAGCCGGAGGTTGCACAGGAAGGGGTAGTTGACGACCTCGACGGACTCGAACCCGGCCGCGAGGAGGTTGCCGACGAGGGTCCGTGACACCTCATTGACGCCGACGACGGTCACCCGGGCCTTGGCTGCCCGTTCCGCGGCGTCTGCGGCGGCAGGTCCGGCCGACCAGTAGAACAGGTCGAGCGGCGTCTCAACGTGACCGTCACCGTCCGCCGACGCCGCGGGGACGAGCAGGCGGTGCCGGTCGAGCTCCTCGAGCAGCCGACGGACGTTCGGGTCGTCGCCGTCGTCCGGGGGCAGTCCGCGCGCCATCCGGTCCAGCACACGCAGGGTGAGCCCGTAGGCGCCCGCGCCGGCCACCCGCAGCTCCATCCGCCCGCGCTTGATGATCACGCCGTCCGTCACAGGGACGAGCTGGAGAGGCAGGACCGCCGCGCGGCCCGGCCGCAGCTCACTGGACATAGAATCGCTTTCCGGACCGGGCACCACAGACGGGACCACGGGCGCCGGTCACGCCGCGCGAATCATGGGCTCCGGGACGGCCGCCGCCGTGCAGCAACAGCACGGGGTGCAGCAGCAGCAAGCGTCGCCGTCGCTCTCGACCGTCTGCAGCCCACTGACGTCGAAGCTCTGGTGGAAGGCCTCTTCGACGGTCTTGAGGTCGTCGAAGGTGATGTTGAGCTCCGCCATCTTCGCTTTGCCACCCGGCTCCTGGAGCGCGAGCAGGTCCGCCTTTGTCAGCTTCATCGCCGCAGGCGACAAGAGCTTCGCCTGGTCCGGCGACAGCATCTTGAAAATCGGCGTGTCGAGCGGGAGCGGGCCGCTGTGCCCGCCGGCCGTCGGCCCCTCCACTTCAGCCGTGGCGTCCAGGGCGTGCCGCAACGCCTGCAACGCCAGCAACGGATGCGCCAGCACCGCATCGCGCAGACTCTGCAGGCTCAGCTCGGGAGCCGCTGGTGGGGCGCTCGTGTCGACAACGAGAATTCGGAACTCGATTGCCATGTGGGCCCCCTCAGGCACGGACTACGCGACATTGCCCACGAGTGTCCCGACGCCCATAAAGTATGTCAACGGTCACATTCTGATCTGGAGAACGTTTTGTCAAGGGCGCAGGGTGAAACGGTGTCCGCGGCCGTCGCCGGGGACACCGCTTCGTTGACCTGGGTGAGGTAAGTGGTGACGAGCGTGTCGGCTATCGACGCGTCGTCAGTCTGATATACGCGGGTTGGTTACCGCAGGACGGTCTGTTCGGCTCGAGCAGGTCCGCTTGTCTAACACCGAGCGTGACCGGCACCCACCCGGGGCGGCGGTTGCTCATAGGACTTTCGCGGATTCGCTCACAGGCGTTGCCGTCACCTCTGCTGCTCATCCAGGACATCTGCCGTTGATCGTGGAGTCGACCGAGACGTCCCAGCGGATCAACCCGCCGGCGTCGGCCCAGGCTAGCAGCGTCGACCACACCAGCGCCCATACCTTCTGGCGCTGCCAGCGCCGGAACAGCCCATAGATCGACTGCCAGTGCTCGTAGCGTTCCGGCACGTCGCGCCACGGCGCACCCACCCGGGTACGCCAGCGGATGCCGTCGATGAGGGTGCGCCGGGGCCACTTGCGGGGGCGGCCGCTGCCGGTCGGGGCCAGGAGCAGCGATTCCAGGATCCGCCACTGCCGGTCCGTCAGGTCCTTACGTGCTCCGATCGATCGGCTGCTCAACGAGGTCTCCGGGCGGGCGGTCTTCTTGGTCGTTGATCACTTACCGGAGACCTCGCCCATGCCCGAGCACCGACACGCTCCCGCCGGCGTCCCGGAGACTTCTTAAACAGCGCCTAGTCCCAATGCCGATCACTTAGGTTGATCTTGCTGGTCGCGGTTGGCGTCCGGACTTGGACGGTGGGGCGATCGTGACTGCGGAGTGCGGTGGCCAGCTATAGCGGTGTCGTTGTTGATGGTGGGGCCTCTTGGCGGCGAAGTTGCTCATTTTCCGCTTGATCACCCGGGGGTAGGAGCGGTCGCGCCGTGGCGGATTGATCTCGGCTGCGACCTTCTGGACAAGGCGCTGGTAGTGATTGTCATTGCAGGTAAGGGGGGAAAGAACCCGGAATCCAGACTCTGGATCGGATGATTCGGACGGCGTTCTTGTGGGATATGCGGTCCGGGTCCAGGCCTGCGTGGCGGATAGGCGGCCTTTCCCTCACCCCGACCTGACCCGGGGCGCCCAAACTCGCGATCGTTTTCCTCGGAGTCGGGCACCGTGAGGTGGTCCCATCGAACGTAGTAAGGCGCCAGTTCCGATACCACACGCCACAGGTTTCCTTGTCCGCCGCGGGTCGAATCACTGCCCGGGCGATTGTTTCCATGGCTCGGATCCCAGCCTGCGACGAGCCTTGACGATCGCAGCGAGCGCCGGCACTCGGCACTCCGCCGTCGGGCGACCGAACGCTCCCATGAGGATCTTCAACATCGACCGATAGGACTCCTGCGGAAACAGACACAACGCCAACACGAAATAGAACACAAGGCGGGTGGGCAGCGCCCGAATCCGCTGTTCCCTGCGCCAGTACTGGTCGATCACCCGATCAAGCAAATCGACCGGAAACGCCTGAGCCAGCACACCGACCGCGGTCCACTGCGCAAAGCGACCGCCTGGCTCCGCGCCCCCCTCAAAATCCACAAAGGTCAAGCTACAGCACCCCTGGCCTCCCTAAGTGATCGGCATTGGGCCTAGCCCCGACGGGCGCGACGAAGATGTGATTGTGCTTGACGGTGCGGGCGTTGGCGTTGGCGGGAACGGCGCGGAGGTCTACCTCGTGCGTCGTCACGACCGCCGAGGGCGCGAGCGGTGTACGGGCCATGCCTCAACGTAGGCCCCCCGATCACCCGAGATGAAGCCGCGCGGCCACCCGGATCTGCCAGTATCGGCCGCCATGGGGCGCAGATCCGCATCGCCGTCGCGGCCAGGCCGGTTCCGGTACGGCGTCGAGGCGCCGTACGCGCTGGGCGGCCTGGCGGCGGCGGGGCTCGTGTTCCTGGCGGCGGCCGGCTGGTGGCGGTCGCCCGCGCTGGCGGTGGCCGCGGTCGTGCTGTTCGTCCAGGCCGGGTTCTTCCTGCACAGCACCGTCCGTGGCAAGCACCGGGTGTGGGAACGCGAGGTGGACCGGCTGAACCTGGACGGGCCTGAGCGCCTGTTGGACCTGGGCTGCGGACGGGGTGCGGTCCTGATTATCGCCGCCCGGCGGCTGCCCTGGGGCCTCGCGGTCGGCGTCGACCTGTGGCGCACTCGCGACCAGAGCGGCAACGCCTCGGGGGTCACACTGGCCAACGCCGCCGCGGCGGGGGTGGCGGACCGGGTCGGACTGTGCACCGTGGACATGACCGCCCTGCCGTTCGCCGACGGCACCTTCGACGTCGTGACCAGCGCACTCGCGGTGCACAACATCCCCACCGCCGACGGCCGCGCCAGGGCGCTCGACGAGGCGGTCCGGGTGCTCCGCCCGGGCGGACGGCTGCTGCTGGCGGACTTCCGGCACACCGAGGAGTACCGGCGACACCTCGGCCCGGCGGCGGACGTGCGCTCGCTGGGACCCTGCTACTGGTACGGCGGGCCCTGGGCCGCCACCAGAATGGTCACCCTGGCCAAGCCGTGAACCAGCGGATCTGCGAGGGCAGGACGACGACATGCACCCCTCGTGTTCGCAGTTTCGCTGCTGCTGGTCCCGGTCGGGCGGTCGTCGTGACACGCCGGTGACGGGTGGTTCGTGGGTCTTGGAATGTGAAGAGGAAAGCATCGACGGTCCTTCCACCGTCCTCGTAAGATGATCCGTCGATGCCTCCCGGCCCCACCCCACAGTGCTCGCTGGCCGGGCTCCTTGCCGTCTTCCGGTAGCACTCTGAACTGGATCTGGATCTGGCCCACATTTCGTGATCATCTCGACCCCGGCGGTCCGGTCAGCGCGCAAGTAGGACTCGCTTGCGGAGCAGGCTGAAGCCGGCCCTGCCGTACATCTGCCGCTTGATCCGGTTCACTGAGCTCTTTCCAACCTGGTGGAGAGCGGGCTCGTCAGACTGCGGCGTGGCGTCACCGGAATGAGTGAAGCTCCTGGTAGACGGGCGAGTGACTAGATCAACTCGTCCTGATCAGGAGCTTCGGGTGCCTTCCTACCCTGCGGGGTTGTCCGTGTCCAACCACGCCCTCATCACCCTCGCCGACGCGCTGCGCCAGCGCCGCTCCTCGGTCGGGACCAGGTGGCGGCGGCTCTCGGTCGGTCAGCAGGCGATGCTCGTGCTCGCGCACCTGCGCAAGGGCGAGACCTATGCCGATCTCGGCGCCGGGTACGGCATCGGCACGACCACGGTGTTCCGCTACGTCCGGGAGGCGATCGAGGTCCTCGCCGCGCTCGCCCCGACCCTGCAGACGGCGATGGCGACCACCGTCTGCACAGCGTTCGTGATCCTCGACGGCACCCTGCTCCGCATCGACCGGGTCGGTATGGGCTCGGGCCGAGACCGGCCCTACTACTCCGGCAAACACAAGTGCCACGGGATGAACGTGCAGGTCATCTCCGACCCGGCAGGGCGCCTGGTGTGGGCCTCACCCGCGCTGCCCGATCTGTTTGAACAGCCGGAAGGTGTGCTCGAGATCGAAGCGGCGCAGGAATGACTGCCAGCCGCGGTCGATGTCCGTGGCCGAGGCGCCGGTGGCCGAAGACCACAGCCAGACCGGCTTCGGGTCGCGGTCACCGGGTAGGTGCTCGACGTGGAGCCGGATGAGGGTCCCCTCGATGACGGGCAGGTCGCCGTCGTGGTCGGCCCAGCAGCCGCGGTGGGTCAACCGCGGATGGAGCCGGTCCCAGCTGGTCGCGGTCGCCGTGCCGTAGCGGCTGGTCTCGGTGGTCGTGGTGTGCGCCGGCCTGGGCCAGGTGGCGGGCTTGCTCAGGGCGAACTCCGGCCCGTGCCTGGGCGGGCGACCGGTGGTTGCGGGGAGCCGGGGTGGCTTTGGTCCTCGCAGGACTCGGTCGGAGCGGATCCGGCCGAGCAGCTCGACGGGCAGGTCGGCCAGGACGAACGCCAGCCGGGTGATGTCGTAGCCGGCGTCGGCGACGATCAGAATCGGCGGATCACCTGTGCGCCAGTGCCCCGCCGTGATCAGCCGCTCGACCACGACGCGGAGCTGGTCGGCGGTCAGCGCGGTGGCGTCGTCGGTCGGTCCGAGGCGGACCGCGTCCAACAGCGCGGTCCACGAGGTGCGTCCGGGCTCCAGCGCGGCGACGAAGGGGTGCGGCCAGCCCGGGACCAGCTGGGCCTGGCCTTTCCCGCGGCCGTAGACGTGGCAGAACAGCCGGTCCGCGCTGGTCGGGGCGTCGGAGCGCAGCCACGGGCTGACATCGACCGCGAGCATGATCCGCCCTCGGTGGAGCTGGGCAGCGGGAGTGAGACCAACGATCGGCGCAGCCGCTGCGGTTCCACCCTGCCCTGGCCGAGCGCGTCGTACATCGCGCCGTGCCCGCGCCGATGCTCGGCCACCAGGGTCAGATCGACCAGCGAGCGGACCGGCCCGTCGGCGCACAGCACCGCGTCGGTCAGCTCGAACAATGCGTCCGCCCGCGCGGTCAAGCACTCGTAGAACTCCACCCGGAACCGAGCAAGCTCACTGCGTCGGGCCGGGTCCTCATCCTGGTCTCGCGCCGATGCCTGCGCCACACGGGCCATCGCGGCCCCCGCCTTGGTCTTCGAGCTCTGCGAGAGGAACCCGAAGATGCCAAGCGGTGGCCGTGCCATGTCCGGTCGACACGCCGGAAGCGAGGAAGAAAAGCCCAGCTCCGAGCGGCACAGGTTAAACGACAAGCTAAGGATTGTCGGTGACCGGCGCTAGGCTTCTGACCAGGATGAATACCAGGCGGGTGGTCGTTCCCGACCTCGGTGACGCGGTCATCGAGGTCGTCAGCGACCTCACGGAGATGCTCATCGCGCTCGTCGACGAAACGCTGGAAAGTGAGCTGCCGTCGGTGCTTGCCGATGGCTTCGGGCTCGAGGCCCTGGACCGGATCTGGTGGGTCCTCAAGCCGACTCAGGAGCGCACGGCCCCGCGGCTGTTCGCCCCTGAGTGGCGAGCGGAGTATCTCCGGCTTTCCGTGGTCGAACTCGACGCCGCGGATCTCGCGACCATGGGTGAGGCGATCCGAGCGCTGGGTGCTGGACTGCTGACCGCAGATCCGCAGATCACCGGAGCGCTTGTGGACTTCGCGGACGCCGCTCCTCCTGCTGCGGTCGCTGGCACGACGCCGGCCGACATCATCGCCTCCTTCGCGAGGCTGCACGGGTTGCTCGATCTCGCCTGGACCGACGACGCCGAACGCCTCGCCGAGCAGCTCAACAAGGCCGGCGCCGCCGAGGAGCTCGTCCTGGACTCCCCTACCGCAGCCGCATACCTGAGGCTGGCCGCGCGCTTCGGCGCGATGTGGGGACCGCACCCCGACCTCGAAAGGTCAGACGAGCGATGACGACAGGGGGCTTGCCTAGGTCGCAAGCTGACCACAAATCTCGTATGAATGGCATCGGTCAGCGTGACTGTGTACCGGTGTCGTGATAGCAAGCTCTTGGCAGCCGGTCTCGAGGGCTAGTTCCCGTAGCCTGCCCAACACTGTTTGCTGCGATCCAATGATGTACCCGTCGAGCATCCGCCGGATGATCGCGTGGTCTTCCTCTGTGAAGCGATGGGCGTTCGCCTTCTCCGGTGGAGGCAGTAGTACATGCTCCCCCTACTGCGTTTGAGGAGCCGCAGCTTGATGGACGCAGCCAACCAGTGGGCCTGTTCGTCGGCATCCGCCGCGATGACCGGCACGCTGACCATGACCTTCGGTTCTGCCTGACCGGTCGTTGGCGCTTGGAAGGACTGACGGTAGGCCTGTACGGCACCAAGGCCGGCCGGGTTGAGGTGCCCGGCGAAGGCGTAGGGCAGGCCAAGCGCGCCGGCGAGGTGGGCGCTGAACTCCGTCGACCCCAGCAGCCACACCGACGGCCGGTTGCCGACTGCGGGAACGGCCGCCGGCCGGCCCGCCTGATCGGGGTCGAAGCAGGAGAGGAGCTCACGGATCTGCTCTTCGAAAGGAATGGCCGTCCGCGCCGCTTCGCTTCTGATCCGGTCGAACACCTGGCGCCGCCCTCCGAGCGCTCGGCCGACACCTAGGTCGATACGCCCGGGGTGAAACACCTCGAGGGTGCCAAACTGCTCAGCCAGCAGCAGCGGAGGGTGATTCGGGAGGAGCACGCCGCCGGAGCCGACTCGGATTCGCTGCGTCGATGATGCAATCCGGCCGATGATGACGCTCGTGGCCGAGCTTGCGACACCTCTCATCCCGTGGTGCTCGGCGACCCAGTAGCGCTGATAGCCGAGTCGGTCTGCGCGTTGGGCCAGATCGAGGGTATTCCGCAGTGCCTCGGCGGCACTTGAGCCTTCGACGATAGGCGACGTATCGAGCACGGAGACCGGCACGCTAGTTGGTGGCTGCGACTCCATCGCACCCCACCCTTCGGTCACCGGAGCGTGTCCTGTCGAGTTCGTGACCGACCTCAGCCATCCAGCGTGCCCTGTCGCGCCAACCGGCGAAAT
Coding sequences within it:
- a CDS encoding YcaO-like family protein: MGLLCDEHVGIVSELQEVPRAAGAPDFFQYAARACDTRAFTHQQNFRNSGGASTDPEAAAAKAVGEAVERYCAAVYDVNDLPLVTRREADFPCLAPARLALYRAAQYADPGFQFVPFDDDTPARWVPAFNATTGSLEHVPAPAVFVPYFYYQGSGEAPVMEPISTGLACGRSPLEAALGAVCEVVERDAFTITWQAMIAPPGLDPAGLDPRNRDRVERFRTAGFEVRILDITTDLGVPAIMTVLLATSPERAALVFAAACAPDPADAVRKALEELEHTRRYSQQIMDRLPRLEVRENHDNVVDQLDHLNFWCDHRNADRADFLSGGGPADLRREVPGRDDGERFRHIVGQLAAAGHDVLLLDLTTPDVASAGFTVVRAIVPGLHPLYMGHRYRALGGSRLWEVPQRLGHPGIVAEDNPAPHPFP
- a CDS encoding class I SAM-dependent methyltransferase, whose protein sequence is MGRRSASPSRPGRFRYGVEAPYALGGLAAAGLVFLAAAGWWRSPALAVAAVVLFVQAGFFLHSTVRGKHRVWEREVDRLNLDGPERLLDLGCGRGAVLIIAARRLPWGLAVGVDLWRTRDQSGNASGVTLANAAAAGVADRVGLCTVDMTALPFADGTFDVVTSALAVHNIPTADGRARALDEAVRVLRPGGRLLLADFRHTEEYRRHLGPAADVRSLGPCYWYGGPWAATRMVTLAKP
- a CDS encoding transposase, translated to MSSRSIGARKDLTDRQWRILESLLLAPTGSGRPRKWPRRTLIDGIRWRTRVGAPWRDVPERYEHWQSIYGLFRRWQRQKVWALVWSTLLAWADAGGLIRWDVSVDSTINGRCPG
- a CDS encoding transposase domain-containing protein, translated to MDFEGGAEPGGRFAQWTAVGVLAQAFPVDLLDRVIDQYWRREQRIRALPTRLVFYFVLALCLFPQESYRSMLKILMGAFGRPTAECRVPALAAIVKARRRLGSEPWKQSPGQ
- a CDS encoding MsnO8 family LLM class oxidoreductase, which translates into the protein MESQPPTSVPVSVLDTSPIVEGSSAAEALRNTLDLAQRADRLGYQRYWVAEHHGMRGVASSATSVIIGRIASSTQRIRVGSGGVLLPNHPPLLLAEQFGTLEVFHPGRIDLGVGRALGGRRQVFDRIRSEAARTAIPFEEQIRELLSCFDPDQAGRPAAVPAVGNRPSVWLLGSTEFSAHLAGALGLPYAFAGHLNPAGLGAVQAYRQSFQAPTTGQAEPKVMVSVPVIAADADEQAHWLAASIKLRLLKRSRGSMYYCLHRRRRTPIASQRKTTRSSGGCSTGTSLDRSKQCWAGYGN
- a CDS encoding TOMM precursor leader peptide-binding protein is translated as MSSELRPGRAAVLPLQLVPVTDGVIIKRGRMELRVAGAGAYGLTLRVLDRMARGLPPDDGDDPNVRRLLEELDRHRLLVPAASADGDGHVETPLDLFYWSAGPAAADAAERAAKARVTVVGVNEVSRTLVGNLLAAGFESVEVVNYPFLCNLRLLDESGTVEPREWTPSLPQPVEYASWAAVSDVGDDVDCLVATSDFGGLELMRVWNVYCARRGIAFLPVVLQDLVGYVGPLFLPGETACFECARVRRNSNVDNPETFRAAEELAFVGQGVNAAFHPALPAVLGNLAALEVSRFLGEWASPRTIGTLVEVDLLAPQLTARPVLKLPRCPVCGTAERRSTTELFCNVLLPGTHGPHG